A genomic segment from Lutibacter sp. A80 encodes:
- a CDS encoding DUF47 domain-containing protein, which yields MIRIFKTSKNVILNIDEYFDTVELGILNFKEGINNYLEGNLSEFENNLDKVNKQEESADAIIRKIENDFYVHSLMPNYSSDILSLLEKTDDIIDKIKDNLSQFDVEDPYFPEDIKNDFSRLVSLSVKSAENVIPAARVFFTAPNLVKDKLQKVIFYERETEKLATKIKRTLFKDMPFLKLSEKIHLRYFTLHVEQVAEASKVVAKLLSSLVIKIKM from the coding sequence ATGATTAGAATATTTAAAACTTCCAAAAATGTTATTCTAAATATTGATGAATATTTTGATACTGTTGAGTTAGGGATATTAAACTTTAAAGAAGGTATCAATAATTATTTAGAAGGGAATCTTTCTGAGTTTGAAAACAATTTAGATAAAGTTAATAAACAGGAAGAATCTGCTGATGCAATAATTAGAAAGATTGAAAATGATTTTTATGTACATTCTTTAATGCCTAATTATTCGAGTGATATTTTAAGTCTATTAGAAAAAACAGATGACATTATAGATAAGATAAAAGATAATTTAAGTCAGTTTGATGTAGAAGATCCATATTTTCCAGAAGATATAAAAAATGATTTCTCAAGGTTGGTTTCTTTATCTGTAAAGTCTGCTGAAAATGTAATACCAGCAGCAAGAGTTTTTTTTACGGCTCCTAATTTAGTAAAAGATAAGTTACAAAAAGTAATTTTTTACGAACGTGAAACTGAAAAGTTAGCAACCAAAATAAAAAGAACATTGTTTAAAGACATGCCTTTTTTAAAGTTAAGTGAAAAAATACATTTACGTTATTTCACATTACATGTAGAACAGGTTGCCGAAGCATCAAAAGTAGTTGCTAAACTGCTTTCTTCATTAGTTATAAAAATAAAAATGTAA
- a CDS encoding META domain-containing protein has translation MNTETKGSSDIKQEITNNNPITEKYWKLKTLSGKDIKMDEKQEREIYFTLKSDENRVVGFAGCNNFSGTFTIEEGNRIRFKQIFSTLKACPDLNINESEFLKIFNLVDNYTINGDTLNLNIGKRAPLAVFEAVYF, from the coding sequence GTGAATACAGAAACTAAAGGTAGCTCAGACATAAAACAAGAAATTACAAATAACAATCCGATTACCGAAAAATATTGGAAATTAAAAACTTTATCTGGAAAGGATATTAAAATGGATGAAAAACAAGAAAGAGAAATCTATTTTACTTTAAAGTCTGATGAAAATAGAGTTGTTGGATTTGCTGGATGCAATAACTTTAGTGGAACTTTTACAATAGAAGAAGGAAATCGTATTCGTTTTAAACAAATATTTTCAACACTAAAAGCTTGTCCAGACCTGAACATCAACGAATCTGAATTTTTAAAAATATTTAATCTTGTAGATAACTACACCATAAATGGAGACACCTTAAATTTAAATATTGGAAAGCGTGCACCTTTAGCCGTTTTTGAAGCTGTCTACTTTTAA
- a CDS encoding 2-oxoglutarate dehydrogenase E1 component — MDKFSFLNAVHTEFIADLYDQYLINPDSVETSWRSFFQGYDFANENYSVTDAEVQIPENVFKEFKVIDLINGYRTRGHFFTKTNPVRARRQYTPTLDIENFGLSENDLDTVFDAGGMIGSGKNTLRNIIKHLQNIYCDSIGVEYMYIRNPKEIKWLQKQLNKNSNHPNYSVESKKYILQKLNQAVTFENFLQTKYVGQKRFSLEGGETLIPALGSVIRNAAEIYDADEFVLGMAHRGRLNTLANIFRKPIRDIFSEFEGKDFEDETIDGDVKYHLGLTINKTLKNNKELKMNLVPNPSHLETVGPIVEGITRAKIDKTYNGNNSKILPIIVHGDAAIAGQGLVYEVTQMSKLPGYTTGGTIHIVINNQIGFTTNYLDGRSSTYCTDIAKVTLSPVLHVNADDVEAVVHAVEMALDFRMKFKRDIFIDLLGYRKYGHNEGDEPRFTQPKLYKAIAKHKNPRDIYAEKLISEGVIDSQYLNNTIADFKNLLEKEYQLSKQAETSKVREFMKDTWKDFERHRLDAMLISETTDYPKSKLQEISKTVSTVPEGVKFLRKAERILRDRNKMVFETDKIDWGMGETLAYGSLLQEGFDVRISGQDVERGTFSHRHAIIRDEISEERINLLNTVKGNKGQMYIYNSLLSEYGVLGFDYGYAMANPNTLTIWEAQFGDFSNGAQIIFDQYLSAAEDKWKLQNGIVVLLPHGYEGQGSEHSSARMERYLQLCAIDNMIVADCTTPANFYHLLRRQMIRKYRKPLIVFTPKSLLRHPLVTSTLDEFANGNFEEVIDDTIAPENVTKLVFCTGKFYYDLLAERTSLERNDIAFVRIEQLFPLHLDKLQQIIDKYPNVKNYVWAQEEPENMGAWSYMLQRFRLVPLEVASQPFYAVPAAGSSARFKRRHKRILDKVFQTNE, encoded by the coding sequence ATGGATAAATTTTCATTTTTAAATGCTGTACATACAGAATTTATAGCCGATTTATACGATCAGTATCTAATTAACCCAGACAGTGTAGAAACAAGCTGGAGAAGTTTTTTTCAAGGATATGATTTTGCAAATGAGAACTACTCAGTAACAGATGCTGAAGTTCAAATTCCAGAAAATGTATTTAAAGAATTTAAAGTAATTGATTTAATTAACGGATATAGAACACGTGGACACTTTTTTACAAAAACAAATCCAGTTCGTGCACGCAGGCAATATACACCTACTTTAGATATCGAAAATTTCGGTCTTTCCGAAAACGATTTAGATACGGTTTTTGATGCCGGTGGCATGATTGGGTCAGGTAAAAATACGCTTCGTAATATTATAAAACACCTTCAAAACATTTATTGCGATTCTATTGGTGTAGAATATATGTATATTCGAAATCCAAAAGAAATAAAATGGCTTCAAAAACAATTAAACAAAAACTCTAATCACCCTAATTACTCTGTTGAATCTAAAAAGTACATTCTTCAAAAATTAAATCAAGCTGTAACTTTTGAAAACTTTTTACAAACTAAATACGTTGGGCAAAAACGATTTTCTTTAGAAGGTGGTGAAACTTTAATACCAGCATTAGGGTCTGTTATTAGAAATGCTGCAGAAATTTATGATGCAGACGAATTTGTTTTGGGTATGGCTCATAGAGGGCGTTTAAATACACTTGCCAATATTTTTAGAAAACCTATTCGCGATATTTTTAGTGAATTTGAAGGAAAAGATTTTGAAGATGAAACCATTGATGGAGATGTTAAATACCATTTAGGATTAACAATTAACAAAACCTTAAAAAACAATAAGGAACTAAAAATGAATTTAGTTCCAAACCCTTCACATTTAGAAACTGTTGGGCCAATAGTAGAAGGTATTACACGTGCAAAAATAGACAAAACATATAACGGAAATAATTCCAAAATATTACCAATTATCGTTCACGGTGATGCTGCAATAGCTGGACAAGGCTTGGTATATGAAGTAACACAAATGAGCAAACTGCCTGGATATACTACAGGTGGAACAATTCATATTGTTATAAACAACCAAATTGGGTTTACTACTAACTATCTAGATGGTAGATCTAGTACTTACTGTACAGACATTGCCAAAGTTACCTTATCACCCGTTTTACACGTAAATGCAGATGATGTTGAAGCCGTTGTACACGCAGTTGAAATGGCTTTAGATTTTAGAATGAAATTTAAGCGCGATATTTTTATAGACCTATTAGGTTATAGAAAATATGGCCATAATGAAGGTGACGAACCTAGATTTACACAACCAAAATTATACAAAGCAATTGCTAAACATAAAAATCCTAGAGATATTTATGCTGAAAAATTAATTTCAGAAGGCGTTATCGATTCGCAATATTTAAACAATACAATTGCTGATTTTAAAAACTTATTAGAAAAAGAATACCAACTATCTAAACAAGCTGAAACCTCTAAAGTTAGAGAGTTTATGAAAGATACTTGGAAAGATTTTGAAAGACATAGATTAGATGCTATGTTAATTTCTGAAACTACAGATTATCCAAAATCAAAATTACAAGAAATTTCAAAAACAGTTTCTACAGTTCCTGAAGGTGTAAAATTTTTAAGAAAAGCTGAACGTATTCTTAGAGATAGAAATAAAATGGTTTTTGAAACCGATAAAATTGATTGGGGAATGGGAGAAACCTTAGCCTACGGAAGTTTACTTCAAGAAGGTTTTGACGTTCGTATATCGGGTCAAGATGTTGAACGTGGTACTTTTAGCCACAGACACGCAATTATACGAGATGAAATTTCTGAAGAAAGAATAAACCTATTAAATACTGTTAAAGGCAATAAAGGGCAAATGTATATTTACAACTCTTTATTATCTGAATACGGTGTTCTTGGGTTTGATTATGGTTATGCAATGGCAAATCCAAATACATTAACTATTTGGGAAGCGCAATTTGGAGATTTTAGTAACGGTGCACAAATTATTTTCGACCAATACTTATCTGCTGCAGAAGATAAGTGGAAACTTCAAAATGGTATTGTAGTTCTACTCCCTCACGGTTACGAAGGACAAGGGTCTGAGCATTCATCTGCACGTATGGAACGTTATTTACAATTATGTGCAATAGATAATATGATTGTTGCAGACTGTACAACACCAGCTAACTTTTACCATTTACTACGCCGTCAAATGATTCGTAAATACAGAAAACCTCTTATTGTATTTACACCAAAAAGTTTATTGCGTCATCCATTAGTTACATCAACTTTAGATGAATTTGCAAATGGTAATTTTGAAGAAGTAATAGATGATACTATTGCTCCAGAAAATGTAACTAAATTAGTATTTTGTACAGGTAAATTTTATTATGATTTACTTGCTGAAAGAACAAGTTTAGAAAGAAACGATATTGCTTTTGTAAGAATTGAGCAACTTTTCCCGCTTCATCTAGATAAATTACAACAAATTATTGATAAATATCCAAATGTAAAAAATTATGTTTGGGCACAAGAAGAACCTGAAAACATGGGTGCTTGGAGTTATATGTTACAACGTTTTAGATTAGTACCTTTAGAAGTAGCTTCACAGCCATTTTATGCTGTTCCTGCAGCAGGTTCATCTGCACGTTTTAAAAGAAGACATAAAAGAATATTAGACAAAGTATTTCAAACTAACGAATAA
- the odhB gene encoding 2-oxoglutarate dehydrogenase complex dihydrolipoyllysine-residue succinyltransferase yields MVLEMKVPSPGESITEVEIATWLVEDGDYVEKDQPIAEVDSDKATLELPAEESGIITLKAEEGDAVEVGAVVCLIDMDAKKPEGTSTETNTTVEVESPKTEAQPKEEKTTYASGAASPAAKKVLAEKGIAASEIKGTGKDGRITKDDAVKAVPSMGTPTGGARGSEKSKLSMLRRKVAQRLVAVKNETAMLTTFNEVDMKPIFDLRKEFKEDFKAKHGVSLGFMSFFTLAVVRALKIYPDVNSMLDGDYKISHDFQDISIAVSGPKGLMVPVIRNAENLSFRGVESEVKRLAIRARDGQITVDEMTGGTFTITNGGVFGSMLSTPIINPPQSGILGMHNIVERPIAVNGEVVIRPIMYVALSYDHRIIDGKESVGFLVAVKEALENPTELLMDNNPKKALEL; encoded by the coding sequence ATGGTTTTAGAAATGAAAGTTCCCTCTCCGGGAGAATCAATCACAGAAGTAGAAATTGCAACGTGGCTTGTAGAAGATGGTGATTATGTTGAAAAAGATCAACCAATTGCTGAAGTAGATTCAGACAAAGCAACTCTAGAATTACCTGCAGAAGAAAGCGGAATTATAACTTTAAAAGCTGAAGAAGGTGATGCTGTAGAAGTTGGAGCAGTTGTTTGCTTAATAGATATGGATGCTAAAAAACCCGAAGGTACATCAACCGAAACAAACACTACAGTTGAAGTTGAAAGTCCAAAAACAGAAGCACAACCTAAAGAAGAAAAAACAACTTACGCTAGTGGTGCAGCTTCTCCAGCCGCAAAAAAAGTATTGGCTGAAAAAGGAATTGCTGCTTCAGAAATAAAAGGAACTGGTAAAGATGGTAGAATTACAAAAGATGATGCTGTAAAAGCTGTTCCAAGCATGGGAACTCCAACTGGAGGCGCTCGTGGTTCAGAAAAAAGCAAACTTTCTATGTTACGTAGAAAAGTTGCACAACGTTTAGTTGCTGTTAAAAACGAAACTGCTATGCTTACTACTTTTAACGAAGTAGATATGAAACCTATTTTTGATTTACGTAAAGAGTTTAAAGAAGATTTTAAAGCTAAACACGGTGTAAGTTTAGGTTTTATGAGTTTCTTTACATTAGCAGTTGTAAGAGCTCTAAAAATATATCCAGATGTAAACTCTATGTTAGATGGCGATTATAAAATCTCACACGATTTTCAAGATATTTCTATTGCTGTTTCTGGACCAAAAGGATTGATGGTTCCTGTTATTAGAAATGCTGAAAATTTAAGCTTTAGAGGTGTTGAGAGTGAAGTAAAACGCTTAGCAATAAGAGCTAGAGATGGACAAATTACGGTTGATGAAATGACTGGAGGTACTTTTACCATTACAAATGGGGGTGTGTTCGGTTCTATGCTTTCTACACCAATTATCAACCCACCACAAAGTGGAATTTTAGGAATGCACAATATTGTAGAACGCCCAATTGCTGTAAATGGCGAAGTGGTAATAAGACCAATTATGTATGTAGCACTTTCTTACGATCATAGAATTATTGATGGAAAAGAATCTGTTGGTTTCTTAGTAGCTGTTAAAGAAGCACTTGAAAATCCTACTGAACTATTGATGGATAACAATCCTAAAAAAGCATTGGAATTATAA